Proteins from one Bombus pascuorum chromosome 15, iyBomPasc1.1, whole genome shotgun sequence genomic window:
- the LOC132914404 gene encoding dolichyl-diphosphooligosaccharide--protein glycosyltransferase 48 kDa subunit, giving the protein MRFINKFLCFVTIFGVTNAGGPTLVLLDNLAIKETHSIFFKTLQDSGYTLTFKLADDANLQLSKYGEYLYQHLVIFAPSVEEFGGILSVEAITDFIDGGGNVLVAGSSQSGDALHELASECGFEIDEEGSAVIDHLNYDVSDNGYHTKIVADSVNLIDASAIVGSKNVPPLLYQGTGLIADIDNPLILRLLTASSSAYSYNPQTPIKEYPHAVGKNTLLIAALQARNNARVVFSGSLYFFSDEAFSSSIQKVQGGQKYEKSGNEAVATMIARWVFKENGVIRVSTVHHHRVGESVPPAAYTIMDDVVYSIEIQKLARDKWIPYETNDLQLEFVRIDPFVRMTMKPVGDGRYEARFKIPDVYGVYQFKVDYTRIGLTHLYSTTQVSVRPLQHTQYERFIPSAFPYYISAFSMMGGVFLFSLVFLHYKEDTKPKAE; this is encoded by the exons atgagatttataaataaatttctttgttttgttACAATATTCGGAGTAACTAATGCTGGGGGACCTACATTGGTTTTACTCGATAATTTAGCCATAAAAGAAACACATTCCATATTTTTCAAGACTCTGCAgg aTAGTGGATACACGTTAACATTTAAATTAGCAGATGATGCTAATCTACAGCTTTCCAAGTATGGAGAATATTTGTATCAGCATTTAGTAATATTTGCCCCTTCTGTGGAAGAGTTTGGAGGAATATTGAGTGTTGAAGCAATAACAGACTTCATTGATGGTGGTGGTAATGTTTTGGTTGCTGGTTCATCTCAGTCTGGAGATGCTCTTCATGAATTAGCTTCTGAATGTGGTTTTGAAATTGATGAAGAAGGTTCTGCGGTTATTGATCATTTAAATTATGATGTTTCTGATAATGGTTACCATACAAAAATAGTAGCAGACTCTGTCAATTTAATAGATGCTTCTGCAATTGTTGGAAGCAAAAACGTACCACCTTTACTTTACCAAGGAACTGGATTGATTGCAGATATAGACAATCCTTTAATTTTACGTTTACTAACAGCATCTAGTTCAGCATACTCTTACAATCCGCAGACTCCGATAAAGGAGTATCCACATGCAGTAGGCAAAAATACATTGTTGATTGCTGCTCTACAAGCAAGGAATAATGCCAGAGTAGTATTCTCTGGTTCATTATACTTTTTTAGTGATGAAGCTTTCTCCAGCTCTATTCAGAAAGTTCAAG GTGGCCAGAAATACGAGAAATCTGGAAATGAAGCCGTAGCAACAATGATCGCTCGCTGGGTGTTCAAGGAGAATGGCGTGATCCGTGTCTCCACTGTTCATCACCATAGAGTTGGAGAATCTGTACCTCCAGCAGCTTATACTATCATGGATGATGTAGTTTATTCTATCGAAATTCAGAAACTAGCAAGAGACAAATGGATCCCTTATGAAACAAATGATTTACAATTAGAATTCGTTAGAATAGATCCTTTCGTTCGTATGACCATGAAACCCGTAGGCGATGGTCGATATGAAGCGAGATTTAAAATCCCTGACGTTTACGGAGTTTATCAGTTTAAAGTAGATTATACCCGCATTGGTTTGACGCATCTGTACAGTACCACTCAAGTATCTGTTCGTCCCCTGCAACACACTCAATATGAACGCTTCATACCCAGTGCATTCCCTTATTATATAAGTGCGTTTTCAATGATGGGCGGTGTGTTCTTATTTTCTCTGGTGTTCTTACATTATAAGGAAGACACAAAACCGAAGGCTGAATAA